From Candidatus Pedobacter colombiensis, one genomic window encodes:
- a CDS encoding DPP IV N-terminal domain-containing protein, translating to MLNKFTLLFLACLYTGRLNAQNSMLDSAEKYSGDRLGKYLKSASVSPNWLGKTAVFYYSATLGNLPVCYLVDADKGTRKPLYDPKLLANSLSKITGKETLAKDLSFYTLDIDPKNTNNFRFIYKGKRYEYQSPDNKLKEIEKEIVPKSLSQPNKIEYWKKLSPDSGWFVYGYRHNVYLQKSNEKEATQLTTDGEPYYSFVSSGNTTDDKKSSPMLYWFKNAKKLFALREDKRRVQEMTIINSLAKPRPQVSTYKFPMPGDKDVSQYELFVFDVASRKAQKLDIAKYPDQKIIMQSTITNGRTLLFGGSVNDPQCEVYFLRRNRTNDQMDLCRLDGETGKVTELITETTKPHFNDQLFNCRILNNGNDILWWSERTGYGQYYLYDRNGKLKNTITSGNFVSGEILSIDPAGRSMIFEGYGREKNTDPYYRMFYKVKFDGSGFTLLTPANAYHDINISKNQRYLIDTYSRIDQPAITVLRDMKGKQLMELGRDDASELLKMGWKIPEMIKVKAADGVTDLYGVVYKPFNMDSTKKYPIISNVYPGPQEDYIPKKFTIDDNYNQSLAQMGFIVINVGYRGSSPLRGLAFHTFGYGNLRDYALADDKYVIEQLAAKRAYIDLNRVGIYGHSGGGFMTATAMLTHPEFYKVAVAASGNYDSNIYTQWWGETYHGVWLKKDGFESNIPVTSALAGNLKGRLFLITGDVDKNVHPANTFRLADALIKKNKRFDMMVLPGKDHGLGDKYFINLIRYYFMENLLGVKSNDIDIVSHN from the coding sequence ATGCTAAATAAATTTACCTTATTATTTCTTGCCTGTTTATATACAGGCAGGCTTAATGCACAAAATTCAATGCTTGACAGTGCTGAAAAATACAGCGGCGACCGGTTGGGCAAATACCTCAAAAGCGCATCTGTTAGTCCAAACTGGCTTGGCAAGACCGCAGTGTTTTATTATAGTGCCACTCTTGGAAACTTACCCGTTTGTTATTTGGTTGATGCAGACAAGGGTACTCGTAAACCACTTTACGATCCCAAGCTACTGGCAAATAGCTTAAGTAAAATAACTGGTAAAGAAACCTTAGCGAAAGATCTTTCTTTTTATACGCTCGACATTGATCCAAAAAACACGAATAACTTCAGGTTCATATATAAGGGAAAACGCTATGAATACCAAAGCCCAGATAATAAGCTTAAGGAAATAGAGAAAGAAATTGTCCCAAAAAGCCTCTCCCAGCCTAATAAAATAGAATACTGGAAAAAATTATCCCCTGATAGCGGCTGGTTCGTGTATGGCTACAGGCATAATGTATATCTTCAAAAAAGTAATGAAAAAGAGGCTACGCAACTAACTACTGATGGTGAGCCTTATTACTCGTTTGTTTCATCAGGCAATACTACTGATGATAAGAAAAGTAGCCCAATGTTATATTGGTTTAAAAATGCTAAAAAACTGTTTGCTCTTCGCGAAGATAAAAGGCGAGTACAGGAAATGACTATCATTAATAGTCTGGCTAAACCCCGCCCACAGGTTAGCACCTATAAATTCCCAATGCCGGGCGATAAAGACGTCAGTCAATACGAACTATTTGTATTTGATGTGGCTAGTCGCAAAGCGCAAAAACTAGATATTGCCAAATATCCGGATCAAAAGATCATCATGCAATCGACAATTACCAATGGGCGTACCCTATTGTTTGGTGGGAGTGTAAATGATCCTCAGTGCGAAGTCTACTTTTTAAGGAGAAATCGTACCAACGACCAGATGGATCTATGTCGTTTGGATGGAGAAACGGGAAAGGTAACTGAACTGATTACAGAAACTACCAAACCGCATTTTAATGATCAACTATTTAATTGCCGCATTTTAAATAATGGAAATGACATCTTGTGGTGGTCGGAGAGAACGGGTTATGGTCAATATTATTTGTACGACAGGAATGGCAAGTTAAAAAATACTATAACCAGCGGTAACTTTGTAAGTGGAGAAATTCTTTCTATTGATCCTGCTGGCCGATCTATGATTTTTGAAGGGTATGGCCGTGAGAAAAATACCGACCCGTATTACCGTATGTTTTACAAGGTAAAGTTTGATGGTTCTGGCTTTACATTACTTACACCTGCCAATGCTTATCATGATATTAACATATCTAAAAATCAAAGATACTTGATCGACACTTATTCAAGGATTGATCAACCGGCCATTACAGTGTTGAGGGATATGAAGGGTAAGCAACTCATGGAACTTGGTCGGGATGATGCTTCGGAGCTTTTAAAAATGGGCTGGAAAATTCCTGAAATGATAAAGGTTAAGGCTGCGGATGGGGTTACTGACTTGTACGGGGTAGTTTATAAGCCTTTTAACATGGATAGCACTAAAAAATATCCGATCATAAGCAATGTATATCCGGGACCCCAGGAAGATTATATTCCAAAGAAATTTACCATTGACGATAATTATAACCAGTCGTTAGCACAAATGGGCTTTATTGTCATTAATGTAGGTTACAGGGGTAGCAGCCCACTTCGCGGGCTGGCTTTCCATACTTTTGGTTATGGTAATCTGCGCGATTATGCATTGGCTGATGACAAGTATGTGATAGAGCAACTGGCGGCCAAACGTGCTTATATTGACTTGAACAGGGTTGGAATTTATGGTCATTCAGGCGGTGGTTTTATGACGGCAACAGCTATGCTAACACATCCTGAGTTTTATAAGGTAGCCGTAGCTGCTTCTGGAAATTACGACTCAAACATTTACACGCAATGGTGGGGCGAAACCTACCATGGTGTATGGTTAAAGAAGGATGGATTTGAAAGCAATATACCAGTTACTTCTGCCCTTGCAGGCAACTTAAAAGGCAGGCTATTTTTAATTACTGGTGATGTAGATAAAAATGTACATCCTGCCAATACATTTAGACTTGCGGATGCGCTGATTAAAAAGAACAAACGATTTGACATGATGGTACTCCCGGGAAAGGATCATGGCCTGGGCGACAAATATTTTATCAACCTGATCAGGTACTATTTTATGGAAAACCTATTAGGTGTCAAAAGCAATGATATAGACATTGTATCACACAATTAA
- a CDS encoding RagB/SusD family nutrient uptake outer membrane protein yields the protein MKRFYILTLLPLLATFTSCKQFLDIKPNGKTIPKTADEFASLLHTRLNEIDYGTDEPLIGNSSRVSSLEYYADNLDANLTIYPEGSVIPIYIGQQLNNQQTRYSNLYARIRDCNIIIDNLKPEDNEQSKTVLGTAYAIRGISYYLLLREFCEPYQRDDQLGLPLVTSFDMEEKPLRSTYGQTINQIEQDLNRSISFHVKDQLFRFTEDVTRAYLARLHFWTRNWDKAISQSTELLATHPMLDTASYRTMIQSKNTQQGNTLLRSYIFSDNSSDLSYNANMNTIKSRPAAKEFYDLFAEKEEDIRFKIIFGAKRINLKNLFAGVRTDEMCLILAESYAHKSNDGKALEFLNMIRKKRIPKYGPYTLATLPPVKANSLITQDATGIPLSPLMQAILNERRKELYAEGDRFFELKRNGRPSFWAASNGRKYTTEAFMYTFPIPRADIQVNNSLIQNPGYIK from the coding sequence ATGAAAAGATTTTATATCCTTACCCTTTTGCCTCTGCTAGCCACTTTTACGTCCTGCAAGCAATTTCTTGACATCAAGCCTAATGGTAAAACTATCCCTAAAACTGCGGATGAGTTTGCTTCATTACTGCACACGAGATTAAACGAGATTGATTATGGGACTGATGAGCCATTAATTGGCAATAGTAGTAGAGTATCATCTCTGGAATATTATGCAGATAATCTGGATGCTAACCTTACCATTTACCCAGAGGGAAGCGTTATTCCCATTTATATAGGCCAACAACTAAATAACCAGCAAACACGTTATTCAAATCTGTATGCGCGTATCCGTGATTGTAATATCATCATTGATAATCTGAAACCAGAAGATAATGAGCAGAGTAAAACGGTTTTAGGAACTGCTTATGCCATACGTGGTATAAGTTATTATCTGTTACTACGTGAATTTTGTGAACCTTATCAACGCGATGACCAACTAGGTTTACCTCTTGTTACAAGTTTTGATATGGAGGAAAAACCATTGCGTAGTACCTATGGACAAACGATAAATCAAATTGAGCAGGACTTAAACAGGTCTATATCATTTCATGTTAAAGACCAATTGTTCCGTTTTACAGAAGACGTAACCCGCGCTTATCTTGCCCGTTTACACTTCTGGACCCGTAACTGGGACAAAGCGATTAGCCAATCGACAGAACTATTGGCCACACATCCCATGTTGGATACAGCTAGTTACAGAACTATGATCCAAAGTAAAAATACACAACAAGGCAATACTTTACTTCGCTCTTATATTTTCAGTGATAACTCATCGGACTTATCCTACAATGCCAATATGAATACGATAAAATCACGCCCTGCGGCTAAAGAATTTTATGATCTATTTGCGGAGAAGGAAGAAGATATAAGGTTTAAAATCATTTTTGGCGCTAAGCGTATCAACCTTAAAAATCTCTTTGCTGGTGTGCGTACCGACGAAATGTGTTTGATTCTTGCAGAATCTTATGCGCATAAATCTAATGATGGAAAAGCCCTGGAATTTTTAAACATGATTCGTAAGAAAAGGATTCCTAAGTATGGTCCTTATACACTTGCCACCCTACCACCAGTTAAAGCAAACAGCTTGATCACCCAAGATGCAACCGGCATACCGCTTAGTCCTTTAATGCAAGCCATTTTAAATGAAAGAAGAAAAGAGCTTTATGCAGAAGGGGATCGTTTTTTTGAACTGAAAAGAAATGGAAGACCATCATTTTGGGCAGCATCAAATGGTCGTAAATACACTACGGAAGCATTTATGTATACCTTCCCAATTCCAAGAGCAGACATCCAGGTTAACAACAGCCTTATTCAAAACCCAGGTTACATTAAATAA
- a CDS encoding Calx-beta domain-containing protein has translation MFNKTGLLKWRNAFTAFLIAAIGLTACSKKDNASPDVKIEFEKASYGIPQSGEVTLKVITSANVNSTTTIPFTISGSAVKGTDYTLSAESFIIAAGTNSAEVKVTTTASFDKNKSFKVELGTMPAGATSGNLLFTEVSIQPKDILIYSFEYPNVTMTETAEINLTLQTGVGSFVAEKEMRIPVELAQGSTAVEGVNFSFDGTKEIVVPAGKSKGTIKLKFLKQEAGKDLIVLKLAAINNHYVAGNFATTKVSIFGSNYTRLIGTWKYKAFSNIDWLVLNTTYLNDDPATLPSKNTNKDLLIFGENGLTVQMTGDVKNYFRDAAVTNLGEVDERLQEVSGYPKVKMQLVQLSAMNVNFSATKQNIRPGQLGLRVFTEAGKEILEVTIIDYEPTSFLANTYNEYKYYGDVPVFRYMPIRYQFERVN, from the coding sequence ATGTTTAACAAAACAGGATTATTAAAATGGAGAAATGCTTTTACAGCATTTCTAATTGCAGCTATCGGACTTACAGCTTGCAGCAAAAAAGACAATGCATCACCAGATGTCAAAATCGAATTTGAAAAAGCTTCATACGGCATTCCACAATCTGGAGAGGTTACTTTAAAAGTGATAACTTCTGCTAATGTAAATTCAACTACCACCATTCCTTTTACAATAAGTGGTAGCGCTGTTAAAGGAACTGACTACACACTTTCTGCGGAATCATTTATAATTGCAGCAGGAACCAATTCGGCTGAAGTGAAAGTTACCACCACTGCTTCTTTCGATAAAAACAAATCATTCAAAGTTGAGCTAGGTACTATGCCTGCTGGTGCAACCTCAGGAAACTTATTATTTACTGAAGTTTCTATTCAACCTAAGGACATTTTAATTTACTCTTTTGAGTATCCAAATGTAACTATGACAGAAACCGCAGAGATCAATTTGACGTTACAAACAGGAGTTGGAAGTTTTGTAGCGGAAAAAGAAATGAGAATCCCTGTAGAACTTGCTCAAGGTAGTACTGCTGTTGAAGGCGTAAACTTTAGCTTTGACGGAACGAAAGAAATTGTAGTTCCTGCAGGAAAATCAAAAGGAACTATTAAACTTAAATTCCTTAAACAAGAAGCAGGAAAAGATTTGATTGTTTTAAAACTTGCAGCAATCAACAATCACTATGTTGCGGGTAACTTTGCAACAACTAAAGTATCTATTTTTGGGAGCAACTACACCAGATTAATTGGCACATGGAAATACAAAGCTTTTAGTAATATAGACTGGTTAGTATTAAATACAACTTACCTTAATGATGATCCAGCAACATTACCTAGTAAGAATACAAATAAAGACTTACTTATTTTTGGTGAAAATGGTTTAACTGTACAAATGACTGGTGATGTTAAAAACTATTTCAGAGATGCTGCTGTTACCAACTTAGGCGAAGTAGATGAACGTTTGCAAGAAGTTTCGGGGTATCCTAAAGTAAAAATGCAATTGGTACAATTGTCGGCAATGAACGTAAATTTTTCTGCAACTAAGCAAAATATACGTCCAGGTCAACTAGGACTAAGAGTATTTACTGAAGCTGGAAAAGAGATTCTTGAAGTCACAATAATAGATTATGAACCAACAAGTTTCTTAGCCAACACATACAATGAATATAAATATTACGGAGATGTACCAGTATTTAGGTATATGCCAATACGTTATCAATTTGAACGTGTAAACTAA
- a CDS encoding SusC/RagA family TonB-linked outer membrane protein, with protein sequence MNKKSTFKNLKILGFSFFTGMLLAFPGAEAFAQNVKKLGTTSDSIAVVTITGIVKDEQGNPLPGASVMARSIRKGISTNTDGYFSIIVPKGSLLHISYVAMVTKEVKAESNRSMVIVLKSSDASLGEVVITGYNQTTTRRTTGSVAIVDGDELKDKPLQNIDKLLQGKVAGLAVTSISGRPGQSASIRIRGTNTITGNAEPLWVVDGVPLQKDIPSITSSQIKAGDFNTIFSGGIAGINPYDIASVTVLKDASAAAIYGSRAAGGVIVVTTKKGVAGKMQVSYSTNASLTLAPQRDNNLMNSTEKLAWEQQLWDQFSLDGFTNKGYYPTIGLVGMVRSGYGQYAGLSKAEQDAIIAKAGETSTDWFKELFKNSFSQSHYLSFSGGSDKNTYYVSTGYNNNNGLVRKTNADRYNVNSKLSLTPNKKMSIGFNLDLSYQTAKGPSTSQNLFEYAYFANPYEHPYNANGDYKADGTYFNLKKINGGGYDLLTPPNGINVFREINETSSIAKNFSSTVTADISYKFTDNFKFIGLGSYSYTDNRNENINGRYTNAAFQDRLYFDGVSSQRTYGSIAQSTSNNSSYLLRGQFQYDKKLGEKHNISALAGSEIRRQQMKNIFTKRYGYDEITGNSSMPIPPKPINSDKIDYNDLITYAAMMDALAGQSLSEEAFASFYASVDYAYNKKYITSVTARTDGSNNFGSNQQFNPAWSLGFSWNTDQEVFFESLKPIFSSLSFKVSTGYTGNVNKGVYPQLVMDYSNAFRKTYNDYYRMGNIGNAPNPNLRWEKTQDMKAAMDFGLLKERIHGLVEVYHRKSTDLVSQLRVPSTTGFNSQSFNTSETTNQGLELTLSTLNIKNKTFSWSTSVNAAYNINKLTKFTTPSGSMKTSEGQLVGYPLGSIFSGKVIGIDPETGIYKYELRPDAKITDRADLTNYNNYLFYLGTKTAPLTGGFSTSASYNNFSLSVGGNYSIGGKIVEKISPPLSSGSLNGTTTETLPTQENDLYLNHVNVSRNWANRWTPSNPITTGYPRLIDAHATPLLLSLTNPTSSTITDASMMQNVSYLRVGSVTGAYSLPANVVKRMNLQSLSFSFSVTNLFTITNYKGIDPETPGAVYPLTRSCSFGINVGL encoded by the coding sequence ATGAATAAAAAATCTACTTTCAAGAACTTAAAAATTCTTGGGTTTAGCTTTTTTACCGGCATGCTCCTTGCATTTCCCGGTGCTGAAGCCTTTGCCCAGAATGTAAAAAAGTTAGGCACAACAAGCGATTCAATTGCTGTGGTTACGATCACAGGTATAGTTAAAGACGAGCAAGGCAATCCTCTTCCAGGTGCTTCTGTAATGGCCAGGTCTATTCGTAAAGGTATTAGCACCAATACGGATGGTTATTTTTCCATCATCGTTCCTAAAGGATCATTACTTCACATAAGCTATGTGGCCATGGTAACTAAAGAGGTAAAAGCGGAGAGCAACAGGTCAATGGTAATCGTACTAAAATCGTCCGATGCTTCACTTGGCGAAGTGGTGATTACTGGTTACAACCAAACCACCACTCGAAGAACTACCGGTTCCGTAGCTATTGTTGATGGCGACGAGCTTAAAGATAAACCTCTCCAAAATATTGATAAATTGTTGCAAGGTAAGGTAGCCGGTTTGGCAGTAACCTCAATAAGTGGCAGACCTGGTCAATCAGCAAGCATCCGTATCCGTGGTACGAATACCATCACTGGAAATGCTGAACCATTGTGGGTAGTTGATGGTGTACCTTTGCAAAAGGACATTCCAAGTATCACTTCCAGCCAGATTAAGGCAGGAGATTTTAATACAATCTTTTCTGGTGGTATTGCAGGTATTAATCCTTATGATATTGCTTCGGTAACGGTATTGAAAGATGCTTCAGCTGCAGCTATTTATGGATCAAGAGCAGCAGGTGGTGTTATCGTAGTAACTACTAAAAAGGGAGTTGCAGGAAAGATGCAGGTCTCCTACTCTACTAATGCTTCATTAACTCTGGCACCACAGCGCGATAACAACTTAATGAATTCGACCGAAAAACTGGCTTGGGAACAACAGCTTTGGGATCAGTTTTCTTTAGATGGATTTACAAACAAAGGCTATTATCCGACTATAGGTTTGGTTGGAATGGTTCGCTCGGGATATGGCCAATACGCTGGTCTATCTAAGGCAGAACAAGATGCTATAATTGCAAAGGCAGGGGAAACATCTACTGACTGGTTTAAGGAATTATTTAAAAACTCTTTCTCTCAAAGTCATTACCTCTCATTTTCGGGCGGTTCTGACAAGAATACTTATTACGTTTCGACTGGTTATAACAACAATAATGGTTTGGTTCGAAAAACCAATGCTGATCGGTATAATGTGAATTCAAAATTGAGCTTAACACCGAATAAAAAGATGTCTATCGGCTTCAATCTCGATCTCTCTTATCAAACAGCAAAAGGGCCATCTACCAGCCAAAATTTGTTTGAATATGCTTATTTTGCCAACCCTTATGAGCATCCATATAATGCAAATGGTGATTACAAGGCTGATGGCACTTATTTTAACCTAAAAAAAATAAACGGTGGCGGATATGACCTTCTTACCCCACCAAATGGAATCAATGTTTTTCGCGAAATTAATGAGACTTCAAGTATTGCCAAGAACTTTTCCAGTACAGTAACTGCTGATATTTCATATAAATTTACCGATAATTTTAAGTTCATTGGTTTGGGCTCTTATTCATATACGGATAACAGGAACGAAAATATTAACGGACGTTACACTAATGCTGCTTTTCAGGATCGTTTATATTTTGATGGTGTAAGTTCGCAAAGAACTTATGGTTCTATTGCTCAATCCACCTCAAACAATAGTAGTTATTTATTGCGCGGACAGTTTCAATATGATAAAAAATTGGGCGAGAAACACAATATCAGCGCACTTGCAGGTAGCGAGATTAGAAGACAACAAATGAAAAATATCTTCACAAAACGTTACGGATATGATGAAATTACCGGGAACTCTTCTATGCCTATACCACCGAAGCCAATTAACAGTGATAAAATTGATTATAATGACTTAATCACTTACGCAGCTATGATGGATGCATTGGCCGGACAAAGTTTGTCTGAAGAAGCATTTGCTTCCTTTTATGCTTCTGTTGACTATGCTTATAATAAAAAATATATTACCAGTGTTACTGCCCGTACAGATGGTTCTAACAACTTTGGTAGCAACCAGCAATTTAACCCGGCCTGGTCACTCGGCTTTTCTTGGAATACTGATCAAGAAGTTTTTTTTGAAAGTCTTAAGCCCATATTCAGCTCACTTTCCTTTAAAGTATCAACAGGTTACACAGGAAACGTAAATAAGGGGGTATATCCGCAATTGGTAATGGATTATTCTAACGCCTTCCGTAAAACATATAATGATTATTACCGAATGGGAAATATTGGTAATGCACCCAACCCAAATTTGCGTTGGGAAAAAACTCAAGATATGAAAGCTGCTATGGATTTTGGTTTGTTAAAAGAGCGCATTCATGGTTTGGTTGAAGTATATCACCGAAAAAGTACTGATCTGGTTAGCCAGTTAAGGGTACCCTCCACTACTGGTTTCAACTCTCAAAGTTTTAATACTTCTGAAACCACTAATCAGGGTTTAGAACTTACTTTAAGTACGCTGAATATTAAAAATAAAACTTTTTCATGGAGCACTTCTGTTAATGCAGCTTATAATATTAATAAGCTAACGAAATTTACAACACCTAGTGGCTCAATGAAAACTAGTGAAGGACAGCTAGTGGGTTATCCTTTAGGTTCTATATTCTCTGGGAAAGTAATTGGTATAGATCCTGAAACCGGCATTTATAAATATGAACTACGTCCGGATGCTAAAATAACTGATCGCGCGGATTTGACCAATTACAACAACTACCTATTTTATCTGGGCACTAAAACAGCTCCTTTAACCGGAGGATTCTCTACATCAGCTAGCTATAATAACTTCTCATTAAGTGTTGGCGGTAATTATTCTATAGGGGGCAAAATTGTTGAAAAGATTAGTCCACCGTTATCATCTGGCTCATTAAATGGAACTACTACAGAAACACTACCAACACAGGAAAATGACTTATACTTAAATCATGTAAATGTTTCGAGAAATTGGGCAAACAGATGGACACCATCAAACCCAATTACAACTGGTTATCCTAGATTAATTGATGCTCATGCAACTCCATTATTATTGAGTTTAACCAACCCTACTAGCAGTACCATTACTGATGCAAGTATGATGCAGAATGTTTCTTACCTACGTGTAGGTTCTGTTACCGGTGCATATTCGCTTCCTGCTAACGTGGTTAAACGCATGAACCTACAATCTTTAAGTTTTTCATTCTCAGTAACCAATTTATTTACTATTACCAATTATAAAGGTATAGATCCTGAAACACCGGGTGCAGTCTACCCACTTACCAGATCTTGTTCTTTTGGTATTAACGTTGGTTTATAA
- a CDS encoding thioredoxin family protein, translating to MQTKKILLSFLLLVPLTLAYGAAASSIKPVYKIENNATSSNNYYPKVTDLKAFLKQSNITIILFNAHWSGPGKIASAKFKALATKYNDKKANFGVIDIDVNEEDVKVYASGTVPTVIVFANGSSVKSFTGGKAIKLDLESYLSSYILQN from the coding sequence ATGCAAACTAAAAAAATACTATTATCATTCCTTCTTTTAGTTCCCTTAACTTTAGCTTATGGCGCAGCTGCCTCATCAATTAAGCCAGTATATAAAATTGAAAATAATGCCACATCCTCTAATAATTATTATCCAAAAGTTACCGACCTCAAGGCATTTTTAAAGCAAAGTAATATTACGATCATTCTTTTTAATGCACATTGGAGTGGCCCAGGAAAAATAGCCTCTGCTAAATTTAAAGCATTAGCCACTAAGTATAATGATAAAAAAGCAAATTTTGGCGTCATTGATATTGATGTAAACGAGGAAGATGTGAAGGTCTATGCTTCGGGAACAGTGCCAACAGTAATCGTTTTTGCGAATGGATCAAGCGTAAAGAGTTTTACAGGTGGCAAAGCGATCAAACTTGATCTTGAATCTTATCTTTCATCATATATATTACAAAATTAA
- a CDS encoding GMC family oxidoreductase: MNINTDLKKENTYDAIVIGSGISGGWAAKELTEKGLRVLMLERGMNVEHVKDYDTAMKSPWELKHAGRLTEEQKRTHPVQKRDYPYSEANEKWWVNDLECPYTEDKRFDWYRGFHVGGKSLMWGRQSYRFSDHNFEDNAKDGHGNDWPIRYKDIAPWYDYAERFAGISGQAENWPLLPDGQFLPPMDLNCVEKSVKKRIEEHYKKSRIMTIGRVANLTVPHKGRGNCQYRNLCSRGCPFGAYFSTQSSTLPAAEATGRLTLRPYSIVNHIIYDKNTKKAKGVMVIDAETNKTMEFYAKIVFVNGSTLGSTFILLNSTSEAHPNGLGNGSGQLGHNLMDHHFRCGASGEAPGFEDKYTFGRRANGIYVPRYRNIGTDKRDYLRGFGYQGGASRKNWQSDVAELAFGTDLKEKMSSPGAWTMGLGGFGEMLPYYENKVYIDKTKKDKWGQPVLAIDCEYKENEKKMRKDMMNDAAEMLEAAGMKNIRTYDNGCYPGMAIHEMGTARMGNDPKTSVLNKWNQMHEVNNVFVTDGSCMPSIACQNPSLTFMALTARACDYAVKELKKKNI, encoded by the coding sequence ATGAATATAAATACCGACTTAAAGAAGGAAAATACATACGATGCTATTGTAATAGGATCGGGGATAAGTGGTGGCTGGGCTGCAAAAGAATTAACTGAAAAGGGATTAAGGGTATTGATGCTGGAGCGTGGAATGAACGTTGAACACGTAAAGGACTATGATACAGCTATGAAATCTCCTTGGGAGCTTAAACATGCAGGTCGATTGACCGAAGAGCAGAAAAGAACACACCCTGTTCAGAAAAGAGACTACCCATATAGTGAGGCCAATGAAAAATGGTGGGTAAACGACCTGGAATGTCCTTATACGGAAGACAAACGTTTTGATTGGTACAGAGGCTTTCATGTTGGTGGTAAATCGTTAATGTGGGGGCGTCAAAGTTATCGCTTTAGCGACCATAACTTTGAAGACAATGCAAAGGATGGGCATGGTAATGACTGGCCAATCCGTTATAAGGATATCGCACCTTGGTATGATTATGCAGAACGTTTTGCAGGTATCAGTGGACAAGCAGAAAACTGGCCTTTGTTACCTGATGGACAATTCCTGCCACCAATGGATTTAAATTGTGTAGAAAAATCTGTTAAAAAGAGGATAGAAGAACATTATAAAAAATCCCGGATCATGACTATCGGTCGCGTAGCCAATTTAACAGTTCCACACAAAGGTCGTGGCAATTGCCAGTACAGGAATTTATGTAGTCGCGGATGTCCGTTCGGGGCTTATTTTAGTACGCAATCTTCCACTTTACCGGCTGCAGAGGCTACTGGAAGGTTAACATTAAGACCATATTCTATCGTAAATCACATCATTTATGATAAGAATACTAAAAAAGCCAAAGGAGTAATGGTGATTGATGCTGAAACCAACAAAACGATGGAGTTTTATGCAAAGATTGTTTTTGTAAATGGTTCTACACTAGGTTCTACCTTTATCTTGTTAAATTCTACTTCAGAGGCTCATCCAAATGGCTTAGGAAATGGAAGTGGTCAGTTAGGACATAACTTAATGGATCATCACTTCCGTTGCGGTGCATCAGGTGAAGCCCCTGGCTTTGAGGATAAATATACTTTTGGCCGTAGGGCTAATGGAATTTATGTGCCTAGGTACCGTAACATAGGTACTGATAAACGTGATTATCTACGTGGATTTGGTTATCAAGGTGGTGCAAGTCGTAAAAACTGGCAAAGTGATGTTGCAGAGCTTGCCTTTGGTACTGATTTAAAAGAAAAAATGAGCAGTCCTGGTGCATGGACGATGGGACTTGGTGGTTTTGGCGAGATGTTGCCTTATTACGAAAATAAGGTATATATCGATAAAACCAAGAAAGACAAATGGGGACAGCCTGTATTGGCTATTGACTGCGAATACAAGGAAAATGAGAAGAAAATGCGTAAGGATATGATGAACGATGCAGCCGAAATGCTTGAAGCAGCGGGGATGAAAAACATCAGAACTTATGACAATGGTTGTTATCCGGGAATGGCAATTCACGAAATGGGAACAGCCAGAATGGGCAATGATCCAAAAACATCTGTATTAAACAAATGGAACCAAATGCACGAAGTAAATAATGTATTCGTAACAGATGGTTCTTGTATGCCCTCTATTGCTTGTCAAAACCCTTCATTAACTTTCATGGCCTTAACGGCCCGCGCATGCGATTATGCAGTTAAAGAACTGAAGAAAAAGAATATTTAA